Proteins encoded together in one Bradyrhizobium sp. CB82 window:
- a CDS encoding mechanosensitive ion channel domain-containing protein → MDLKDLMEFLQTTARSVGAEITSPWFYLQFGLMLAAAGIAYASEAAIRNRIDMTSLAMRWPLPLRHFIRVLIGSASTAVFTFLIIVERVVMYHATWPSRSYLLMVAAKLGLAWLVIRLLTSVLRNAFIVKLVSVTAWFVAALSIIGQLDATVDLLDSFGIMLGGLRLTPLLLIKAGALLIVALWLTNIASNFAESRINSTTDLTPSVQVLLIKIIRIGLLTVAVVIALDAVGINLSALAVFSGAVGVGIGIGLQKIVANFISGIILLADKSVKPGDLVTIGDNTGRISAMKTRYISVAAGDGREFLVPNEDLVTQKVVNWTYTDKNTLVKIAFGTNYDADPRLVCKLAADTAAAHPRAQKGKPANCILTEFAEAGMKFSLTFWIADPDGMDNVKSDVMLALWDAFKREGIRVPYPVREIRVRGGALPAETTVEVPS, encoded by the coding sequence ATGGACCTCAAAGACCTCATGGAGTTCTTGCAGACGACGGCGCGCAGCGTCGGCGCCGAGATCACTTCGCCCTGGTTCTACCTGCAATTCGGCCTGATGCTGGCCGCGGCCGGGATCGCCTATGCCTCCGAGGCCGCCATCCGCAACCGCATCGACATGACCTCGCTGGCGATGCGCTGGCCGCTGCCGCTTCGCCACTTCATCCGCGTGCTGATCGGCAGCGCCTCCACGGCGGTATTCACCTTCCTGATCATCGTCGAGCGCGTGGTGATGTACCATGCGACCTGGCCGAGCCGCAGCTATCTCCTGATGGTCGCTGCAAAGCTCGGCCTTGCCTGGCTCGTCATCCGTCTCCTCACCTCGGTGCTGCGCAACGCCTTCATCGTCAAGCTGGTGTCGGTCACGGCGTGGTTCGTCGCCGCTCTCTCCATCATCGGCCAGTTGGACGCGACGGTCGATCTGCTCGATTCCTTCGGTATCATGCTCGGTGGATTGCGGCTGACACCGCTTTTGCTGATCAAGGCCGGCGCGCTCCTGATCGTCGCGCTCTGGCTCACCAATATCGCCAGCAATTTCGCCGAGAGCCGGATCAACTCGACGACCGACCTGACGCCGTCGGTCCAGGTGCTGCTGATCAAGATCATCCGCATCGGTCTTTTGACGGTGGCCGTCGTCATCGCGCTCGACGCCGTCGGCATCAACCTCTCGGCGCTCGCGGTGTTCTCCGGCGCTGTCGGCGTCGGTATCGGTATCGGCCTCCAGAAGATCGTCGCGAACTTCATCTCCGGTATCATCTTGCTCGCGGACAAGTCGGTGAAGCCCGGCGACCTCGTCACCATCGGCGACAATACCGGGCGCATCAGCGCGATGAAGACGCGCTACATTTCCGTCGCCGCCGGCGACGGCCGCGAATTCCTGGTGCCGAACGAGGATCTGGTGACGCAAAAGGTCGTCAACTGGACCTACACCGACAAGAACACGCTGGTGAAGATCGCCTTCGGTACCAATTACGACGCCGATCCGCGGCTCGTCTGCAAGCTCGCCGCCGATACGGCCGCAGCCCACCCGCGGGCGCAGAAGGGCAAGCCGGCGAACTGCATCCTGACCGAATTCGCGGAGGCCGGGATGAAGTTCTCGCTGACTTTCTGGATCGCGGACCCTGACGGCATGGACAACGTCAAGAGCGACGTGATGCTGGCACTGTGGGATGCCTTCAAGCGCGAGGGCATCCGGGTTCCCTACCCCGTGCGCGAAATCCGCGTCCGTGGCGGCGCGCTGCCGGCCGAAACCACGGTAGAAGTCCCGAGTTGA
- a CDS encoding EamA family transporter, which produces MSTQAQQAASGQPSLIFEIGLLLLLSLIWGSSFTLIKVAIPTIPPFTMVAARVTIAAILLILIARAQGHALPRQGSVWAAFLVQGLLQSAAPFTLISWGEMHIASGLAGVLNATPPMFVLVIALTTGRGRQAISGQKIIGVGLGLAGVTVTMGMDALSEIGAAAPVAQIAVLGASFCYALAPIWGQRFSNLPAIVTAAGAMSCAAILMLPTAAVLERSWTLAPPPAQAIAAVIALAIVCTAIAMVIYFRLIHTIGPLGTTSGSYLRAGFAVALGTAWLGERFTWSMLAGMALIVAGVVAVTVPLPARNAGKPAG; this is translated from the coding sequence ATGAGCACGCAGGCACAACAGGCAGCGTCAGGACAACCCTCGCTCATATTCGAGATCGGGCTCCTGCTGCTTCTCTCACTGATCTGGGGCAGCTCGTTCACGCTGATCAAGGTGGCGATCCCCACGATTCCGCCATTCACGATGGTCGCCGCGCGCGTGACGATCGCGGCCATCCTCCTGATCCTGATCGCTCGCGCGCAGGGACACGCCCTTCCCCGCCAGGGATCGGTGTGGGCGGCTTTCCTCGTGCAAGGGCTGCTGCAAAGCGCAGCGCCGTTCACCCTGATCAGTTGGGGCGAGATGCATATCGCAAGTGGCCTCGCCGGCGTGCTCAATGCGACGCCGCCGATGTTCGTGCTGGTGATCGCGTTGACGACCGGGCGCGGACGACAGGCGATCAGCGGCCAGAAGATCATCGGCGTCGGTCTCGGCCTTGCGGGCGTCACCGTGACGATGGGCATGGATGCGCTGTCTGAGATCGGCGCGGCGGCGCCAGTGGCGCAGATCGCCGTGCTCGGCGCGAGCTTCTGCTACGCGCTCGCGCCGATATGGGGCCAGCGGTTCTCGAACCTTCCCGCGATCGTCACGGCGGCCGGAGCGATGAGCTGCGCCGCGATCCTCATGCTCCCCACCGCCGCCGTGCTCGAACGTTCCTGGACGCTGGCGCCACCGCCGGCGCAGGCGATCGCGGCGGTGATCGCACTCGCAATCGTCTGCACGGCGATTGCGATGGTGATCTATTTCCGCCTGATCCACACGATCGGCCCGCTCGGCACGACCAGCGGAAGTTACCTGCGCGCGGGCTTCGCCGTGGCGCTCGGCACTGCATGGCTCGGTGAGCGCTTTACCTGGTCAATGCTCGCCGGAATGGCGCTCATCGTCGCGGGCGTCGTTGCCGTCACGGTGCCGCTGCCGGCGCGAAATGCCGGGAAACCGGCGGGCTGA
- a CDS encoding intradiol ring-cleavage dioxygenase: MSTSTRRGFLGFASASAAGLLQTRAQAASEPAASDEPACILTPHAEEGPFYSDPRLVRADITEGKPGIPLTLKLRVIEAGPCTVMRGARVDIWHCDAQGLYSAFPGQGDAHNIDASSKTFLRGTQVTDEAGWVAFDTIYPGWYDGRTTHIHFKVFLDEKNVLTGQTFLPDALNEFIYTNVPTYKDRARQRTIINANDMVIQRSDPEHRAFCAVKEERDRYVATLTLGVDRRTDATVGPASPPPPPGARGGPPPSGRPMFGRQIKDRLAALVPGLKPGR, from the coding sequence GTGAGCACGTCGACGCGCCGCGGCTTCCTTGGGTTTGCATCGGCCAGCGCCGCGGGCCTGTTACAAACCCGCGCGCAGGCGGCGTCCGAGCCCGCCGCTTCCGATGAGCCGGCCTGCATCCTGACGCCGCACGCCGAGGAAGGGCCGTTCTATTCAGATCCAAGGCTGGTGCGCGCGGACATCACCGAAGGCAAGCCCGGCATTCCGCTGACGCTGAAGCTGCGCGTGATCGAGGCAGGTCCCTGCACAGTGATGCGTGGCGCGCGGGTCGACATCTGGCATTGCGACGCGCAAGGGCTCTACTCGGCGTTTCCCGGCCAGGGCGACGCGCACAACATCGATGCCTCCAGCAAGACGTTTTTGCGCGGCACGCAAGTGACCGACGAGGCCGGCTGGGTCGCGTTCGATACCATCTATCCCGGCTGGTATGACGGGCGCACCACGCACATCCATTTCAAGGTGTTCCTCGACGAGAAAAACGTGCTGACCGGGCAGACCTTCCTGCCCGACGCGCTGAACGAGTTCATCTACACCAACGTTCCCACCTACAAGGATCGCGCGCGGCAACGCACGATCATCAACGCCAACGACATGGTGATCCAGCGTTCCGACCCGGAGCATCGCGCCTTCTGCGCGGTGAAGGAGGAGCGCGACCGCTATGTGGCAACGCTGACGCTCGGCGTCGACCGCCGCACGGACGCGACCGTGGGGCCCGCCTCGCCGCCACCTCCACCCGGCGCGCGCGGCGGACCGCCGCCGTCAGGCAGGCCCATGTTCGGCCGTCAGATCAAGGACCGGCTCGCCGCGCTCGTGCCGGGGCTGAAGCCGGGCCGCTAG
- a CDS encoding Ada metal-binding domain-containing protein, whose product MAKALAHRQTLPPHLDWETCDRARLARARAFDGLFFSGVRSTRIYCRPVCPVRPARSENVTFYATAAAAERAGFRPCLRCRPETAPGSPAWMGTATTVARGMRLINDGFLDRASMAELAEALGVGPRHLLRLFMRHACASPSEIAATRRVQEAKRLIDQTDMPLAKIAFAAGFGSVRRFNDAFAATYKRPPSSFRRSR is encoded by the coding sequence ATGGCGAAGGCCCTGGCGCATCGGCAAACGCTGCCACCGCATCTCGATTGGGAGACCTGCGATCGCGCGCGGCTGGCGCGCGCCCGCGCGTTCGACGGCCTGTTCTTTTCCGGCGTTCGCTCGACGCGCATCTACTGCCGGCCGGTCTGTCCGGTTCGCCCGGCGCGCTCCGAGAACGTCACCTTCTATGCGACCGCTGCCGCCGCCGAGCGTGCCGGCTTTCGCCCATGCCTCCGTTGCCGGCCGGAAACAGCGCCGGGTTCTCCGGCCTGGATGGGAACCGCCACCACCGTCGCGCGGGGGATGCGGCTGATCAATGACGGCTTTCTCGATCGGGCGTCGATGGCGGAGCTTGCCGAAGCCCTTGGCGTCGGGCCGCGTCATCTGCTGCGCCTGTTCATGCGCCATGCCTGCGCGAGCCCGAGCGAGATCGCGGCGACGCGGCGCGTACAGGAAGCCAAGCGCCTGATCGACCAGACGGACATGCCGTTGGCGAAGATTGCTTTCGCTGCGGGGTTCGGCAGCGTTCGGCGATTCAACGATGCCTTTGCGGCAACCTACAAGCGGCCACCATCGTCATTCCGGCGTTCACGATAG
- the radC gene encoding DNA repair protein RadC, with amino-acid sequence MPAKPSAPKSNAPKSSAPSEKPAPPEPHYHGHRERLRERFYSAGADALSDYELLEMALFPALPRRDTKPLAKTLIKTFGSFAEVVHAPVARLRDVDGVGEAAINQLKLIAAAASRVTRGEVRSRNALSSWNEVIDYCRSSMAFADKEQFRLLFLDKRNQLIADEVQQTGTVDHTPVYPREVIKRALELSATALILVHNHPSGDPSPSQADIQMTKAIIEIAKPLGIAVHDHIIVGRGGHASLRGMRLI; translated from the coding sequence ATGCCCGCCAAGCCCAGCGCCCCCAAGTCCAACGCCCCCAAGTCCAGCGCCCCGTCCGAGAAGCCCGCGCCCCCAGAGCCGCACTATCACGGCCATCGCGAGCGGCTGCGCGAGCGTTTTTACAGCGCCGGCGCGGATGCGCTGAGCGACTATGAACTTCTGGAGATGGCGCTGTTTCCGGCGCTGCCGCGGCGCGACACAAAACCGCTTGCGAAGACGCTGATCAAGACGTTCGGCTCGTTCGCCGAGGTCGTCCATGCGCCAGTGGCGCGGCTGCGCGATGTCGATGGTGTGGGCGAGGCCGCGATCAACCAGCTCAAGCTGATCGCGGCGGCTGCAAGCCGCGTGACCAGGGGCGAGGTCAGGAGCCGCAACGCCCTGTCGTCCTGGAACGAGGTGATCGACTATTGCCGCTCCAGCATGGCGTTCGCCGACAAGGAGCAGTTTCGGCTGCTATTCCTCGACAAGCGTAACCAGCTCATCGCCGACGAGGTGCAACAGACCGGCACCGTCGATCACACCCCGGTCTATCCGCGCGAGGTTATCAAGCGCGCGCTCGAACTCTCCGCGACCGCGCTGATCCTGGTCCACAACCACCCGAGCGGCGATCCCTCGCCCTCGCAGGCCGACATCCAGATGACCAAGGCGATCATCGAGATCGCAAAACCGCTTGGCATTGCCGTGCACGACCACATCATCGTCGGCAGGGGCGGGCATGCAAGTTTGCGCGGGATGC
- the map gene encoding type I methionyl aminopeptidase encodes MSYVEATDTSLRKTGQIKLHGPNAFIGMRKAGALVAKCLDELTDIVGPGVPTSRIDEFVREFAFSNGAYPATLMYRGYRYSTCTSLNHVVCHGMPGDRPLKEGDIVNIDVTFIVDGWYGDSSRMYAIGPIARKAERLIEVTYEAMMRGIAAVKPGATTGDIGHAIQSFVEPQGMSVVRDFCGHGLGRMFHDEPNIIHIGRPGEGVQLKPGMFFTIEPMINLGKPHVKILSDGWTAVTRDRSLSAQFEHSVGVTATGVEIFTLSERHGEKQIG; translated from the coding sequence ATGAGCTACGTCGAAGCCACCGATACTTCCTTGCGCAAGACCGGACAGATCAAGCTGCATGGCCCGAACGCGTTCATCGGCATGCGCAAAGCAGGCGCGCTGGTGGCCAAGTGTCTCGACGAGCTGACCGACATCGTCGGCCCGGGCGTGCCGACCTCGCGCATCGACGAGTTCGTCCGCGAATTCGCCTTCAGCAACGGTGCCTATCCGGCGACGCTGATGTATCGCGGCTATCGCTATTCGACCTGCACCTCGCTCAACCACGTGGTCTGCCACGGCATGCCCGGCGACCGGCCGCTGAAGGAAGGCGACATCGTCAACATCGACGTCACCTTCATCGTTGATGGTTGGTACGGCGACTCCAGCCGGATGTATGCGATCGGCCCGATTGCGCGCAAAGCCGAGCGGCTGATCGAAGTGACCTATGAAGCGATGATGCGCGGCATCGCCGCCGTAAAGCCCGGCGCCACTACCGGCGATATCGGTCACGCCATCCAGAGCTTCGTCGAGCCGCAGGGCATGAGCGTGGTGCGCGATTTCTGCGGCCACGGCCTGGGGCGCATGTTCCACGACGAGCCGAACATCATCCATATCGGCCGGCCCGGCGAAGGCGTGCAGCTCAAGCCCGGCATGTTCTTCACCATCGAACCGATGATCAATCTCGGCAAGCCGCATGTGAAGATTCTCTCCGACGGCTGGACCGCGGTGACCCGCGACCGTTCGCTGTCGGCGCAGTTCGAGCACTCCGTCGGCGTGACCGCCACGGGCGTCGAGATCTTCACGCTGTCGGAGCGGCACGGCGAGAAGCAGATCGGCTGA